A genomic segment from Alteribacillus bidgolensis encodes:
- the gyrB gene encoding DNA topoisomerase (ATP-hydrolyzing) subunit B, whose product MSIEQHSYDESQIQVLEGLEAVRKRPGMYIGSTSGRGLHHLVWEIVDNSIDEAMGGYCDHIYITVEKDNSITVQDNGRGIPVGMHEKMGRPALEVIMTVLHAGGKFGGGGYKVSGGLHGVGASVVNALSQMLEVEVHRDGEVYYQNFKRGVPQQDLQVIGKTEKHGTKIHFKPDTEIFKETGEFDYDTLATRLRELAFLNKGLHIVFEDKRDEEVEPVKYYYEGGIASFVEYLNRQKEALHEPPIFIESEKDEIQVEIAVQYNSSYTSNIYSFANNINTHEGGTHESGFKTGLTRAINDYARKHNLFKENDPNLVGDDVREGLTAIISVKIPDPQFEGQTKTKLGNSEARTITDSLFSENFSRFLAENPDTAKNIVEKGLMASRAREAAKKARELTRRKNALEVSSLPGKLADCSSRDASISEIYIVEGDSAGGSAKQGRDRHFQAILPLRGKIINVEKARLDKILANNEIRSIITALGSGIGDEFDIAKARYHKIIIMTDADVDGAHIRTLILTFFYRYMRPLIEKGYIYIAQPPLYKIQQGKSVRYAYVEKDLEKVLAELPSQPKPGYQRYKGLGEMNPSQLWETTMNPETRSVLQVTLEDAMKADEIFETLMGDRVEPRRDFIQENAHYVKNLDV is encoded by the coding sequence TTGTCAATAGAACAGCATTCATACGATGAAAGCCAAATCCAAGTACTTGAAGGTTTAGAAGCAGTGCGCAAGAGACCGGGAATGTATATCGGTTCAACAAGCGGACGGGGCCTTCATCACTTGGTTTGGGAAATCGTAGACAATAGCATTGACGAGGCCATGGGCGGTTATTGCGATCATATTTATATAACGGTTGAAAAAGATAACAGCATTACGGTTCAAGATAATGGCCGCGGTATCCCTGTCGGTATGCATGAGAAAATGGGAAGACCAGCTTTAGAGGTTATAATGACCGTATTACATGCTGGCGGTAAATTTGGCGGCGGAGGTTATAAAGTTTCCGGTGGTCTTCATGGTGTAGGGGCTTCTGTAGTAAACGCTCTATCACAAATGTTAGAAGTAGAAGTGCATAGGGATGGAGAAGTATACTATCAGAATTTTAAACGAGGAGTACCTCAACAAGATCTCCAGGTTATCGGAAAAACAGAGAAACACGGAACAAAGATTCATTTCAAACCAGACACCGAGATTTTTAAGGAAACAGGTGAATTTGATTACGATACACTTGCCACTCGTCTAAGAGAACTTGCTTTCTTAAATAAGGGATTACACATCGTATTTGAAGATAAACGTGATGAAGAAGTAGAGCCAGTCAAATATTATTACGAAGGCGGTATTGCTTCTTTTGTTGAGTATTTGAATCGTCAAAAAGAAGCTCTTCACGAGCCGCCGATATTTATTGAAAGTGAAAAAGACGAAATTCAAGTAGAAATAGCGGTGCAGTACAATTCCAGTTATACGAGCAATATATACTCCTTTGCTAATAATATTAATACGCATGAAGGCGGAACCCATGAATCTGGTTTCAAGACCGGATTAACACGTGCTATTAATGATTACGCTAGAAAGCATAATTTATTCAAAGAAAATGATCCTAATTTAGTTGGGGATGACGTGCGTGAAGGATTAACCGCTATTATTTCTGTGAAAATTCCGGATCCGCAATTTGAGGGTCAGACTAAAACGAAACTTGGAAATAGTGAAGCAAGAACAATAACAGACTCTTTATTCAGTGAAAACTTTTCAAGGTTTTTAGCAGAAAACCCTGATACGGCTAAAAATATTGTTGAAAAAGGTCTTATGGCTTCACGAGCAAGAGAAGCGGCAAAAAAAGCAAGAGAACTTACTCGCCGGAAAAATGCATTAGAAGTCAGTTCGCTGCCAGGGAAGCTAGCTGATTGTTCTTCAAGAGATGCTTCTATTAGTGAAATATATATTGTGGAGGGAGATTCTGCTGGAGGATCTGCTAAACAGGGAAGAGACCGGCACTTCCAAGCTATACTGCCGCTTAGAGGAAAAATTATCAACGTCGAAAAAGCAAGGTTGGATAAGATTCTCGCTAACAACGAAATTCGTTCCATCATTACCGCTTTAGGATCGGGTATTGGAGATGAATTTGATATAGCTAAAGCAAGGTACCATAAAATTATTATTATGACCGATGCAGATGTGGACGGGGCTCATATCCGCACATTGATTTTAACCTTCTTCTATCGGTATATGCGTCCATTGATCGAAAAAGGATATATTTATATTGCCCAGCCTCCTTTATATAAAATTCAGCAAGGCAAGTCGGTGCGTTATGCGTATGTAGAAAAGGATCTAGAAAAGGTTCTCGCAGAACTTCCTTCTCAGCCAAAACCCGGCTACCAGCGATATAAAGGGCTTGGAGAAATGAACCCTTCGCAGCTTTGGGAAACAACGATGAACCCGGAGACACGATCTGTCCTGCAGGTGACACTTGAAGATGCGATGAAAGCTGATGAGATCTTTGAAACGTTAATGGGAGACCGTGTAGAACCACGAAGAGATTTTATTCAAGAGAATGCTCACTACGTAAAGAATTTAGATGTTTAA
- the gyrA gene encoding DNA gyrase subunit A, whose amino-acid sequence MAENESRVTEINIGQEMRTSFLDYAMSVIVSRALPDVRDGLKPVHRRILYAMNELGMTPDKPYRKSARIVGDVIGKYHPHGDSAVYETMVRMAQDFSYRNMLVDGHGNFGSVDGDAAAAMRYTEAKLAKISMEMVRDINKDTIDYQDNYDGNEKEPIVLPARFPNLLVNGAAGIAVGMATNIPPHQLGEVIDGVLALSKNPDITVPELMEYIPGPDFPTGASILGRSGIKKAYQTGRGSIIIRANAYIDEQKSGKQSIIVDELPYQVNKARLIEKIAELVRDKKIEGITDLRDESDRNGMRIVIEVRKDANANVLLNNLYKQTALQTSFGINMLALVDGRPQVLNLKECLSYYLEHQKEVIKRRTAFELRKAEARAHILEGLRVALDHLDEVIELIRSSETTDIARNGLMEKFSLSHDQAQAILDMRLQRLTGLERDKIEQEYKDLLEKIKELKAILASEERVLEIIRDEIADLRERFNDERRTVITAGENQIEDEDLIPRQNVVITISHYGYLKRMPIDTYRSQRRGGRGIQGMGTNDDDFVEHLFTTSSHQTILFFTNKGKVYRLKGYEIPELKRTAKGIPIINLLQIDKDEEISTVIPVEEYSDEAYLFFLTKKGIAKRTALSAFSNIRKGGLFAINVRENDELHGVRLTRGNENLIIGTKLGMAIHFNEKDVRFMGRTATGVKAISLVQDDEVVGMDISSEDKDVLMVTNKGYGKRTPIDEFKIQNRGGKGLKACNLTERNGDLVSMRCISEDHDIMVMTIHGVLIRMETQEISRLGRYAQGVKLIRLADGEEVSTVAPVETPEEEPTEPSETNSQETLKNQTEEESTTSSTDETSNSNE is encoded by the coding sequence ATGGCAGAGAACGAATCAAGAGTAACAGAAATAAATATTGGCCAGGAAATGCGGACATCTTTTTTAGACTATGCTATGAGTGTTATTGTCAGCCGTGCACTTCCGGATGTAAGAGATGGCCTTAAACCCGTCCACCGCCGCATATTATATGCGATGAATGAACTAGGTATGACACCGGATAAGCCATACCGAAAATCTGCTCGTATCGTCGGTGACGTGATTGGTAAGTATCACCCGCATGGTGATTCTGCCGTGTATGAAACGATGGTCAGAATGGCACAAGATTTTAGTTATCGTAACATGTTAGTGGATGGTCACGGAAATTTTGGTTCAGTTGATGGTGATGCAGCTGCAGCAATGCGTTATACTGAAGCGAAATTGGCCAAAATTTCCATGGAAATGGTACGTGACATTAATAAAGATACGATTGACTATCAAGACAACTATGACGGAAATGAAAAAGAACCGATTGTCCTTCCAGCCAGGTTTCCAAATTTACTTGTTAATGGTGCAGCAGGGATTGCTGTTGGGATGGCTACTAATATTCCCCCGCACCAGCTTGGTGAAGTTATTGATGGAGTGCTGGCACTCAGTAAAAATCCTGATATTACTGTACCTGAATTAATGGAATATATACCTGGACCTGATTTTCCAACCGGTGCTTCCATTCTTGGACGCTCTGGTATTAAAAAGGCGTACCAAACAGGCAGAGGCTCGATTATTATTCGAGCAAACGCTTATATTGACGAACAAAAGAGCGGTAAGCAATCGATTATTGTGGATGAATTACCGTACCAAGTCAATAAAGCGCGATTAATAGAAAAAATTGCTGAACTAGTAAGAGATAAAAAAATTGAAGGTATCACGGATTTGCGTGATGAATCGGACAGAAATGGAATGCGGATCGTTATTGAAGTCCGAAAAGACGCCAATGCAAATGTATTGTTGAATAATTTGTATAAGCAAACGGCCCTTCAAACAAGCTTCGGAATTAATATGCTTGCATTAGTAGACGGCCGTCCGCAAGTATTGAACCTAAAAGAGTGTTTGAGTTACTATCTTGAACACCAAAAAGAGGTAATTAAGCGCCGTACTGCTTTTGAATTAAGAAAAGCAGAAGCAAGAGCCCATATTTTAGAAGGTTTGCGAGTAGCTTTAGATCACTTGGATGAAGTAATTGAACTAATCCGCAGCTCGGAAACGACAGACATTGCACGAAACGGATTAATGGAGAAATTTTCTCTCAGTCACGATCAGGCCCAGGCTATTTTAGACATGCGTCTGCAGCGTTTGACAGGTTTAGAGAGAGATAAAATTGAACAAGAATACAAAGATCTTTTGGAAAAAATTAAAGAATTAAAAGCTATTTTAGCAAGTGAAGAACGTGTGCTCGAAATTATTCGAGATGAAATAGCTGACTTAAGAGAAAGGTTCAATGACGAACGCAGAACTGTCATTACCGCAGGGGAAAACCAAATTGAAGATGAGGACTTAATTCCTCGTCAAAATGTTGTTATTACAATTTCTCATTATGGTTATTTAAAACGTATGCCTATTGATACGTATCGCAGTCAAAGACGCGGCGGCCGCGGTATCCAAGGGATGGGAACAAACGACGATGATTTTGTCGAACATTTATTTACAACAAGTTCTCATCAAACGATTCTCTTTTTCACTAATAAGGGGAAAGTGTATCGGTTGAAAGGTTATGAAATTCCTGAATTAAAACGAACAGCTAAAGGGATTCCGATTATTAATCTCTTACAAATAGATAAAGATGAAGAAATTAGTACAGTGATTCCGGTTGAAGAGTACTCAGATGAAGCATATCTATTTTTCTTAACCAAAAAAGGGATCGCTAAACGGACGGCACTGTCTGCTTTTTCGAACATCCGCAAAGGCGGTTTATTTGCAATCAATGTCAGAGAGAACGATGAACTTCACGGTGTCCGTTTGACAAGGGGGAATGAAAACCTCATTATCGGGACAAAACTCGGTATGGCTATCCATTTTAATGAAAAAGACGTAAGGTTCATGGGGCGTACGGCGACTGGTGTTAAAGCTATTTCCTTAGTTCAAGATGATGAAGTAGTTGGCATGGATATTTCTTCTGAAGATAAAGACGTATTAATGGTTACAAACAAAGGGTATGGAAAACGAACTCCGATCGATGAATTTAAGATACAAAATCGTGGCGGAAAAGGTCTTAAAGCATGTAATTTGACAGAACGTAACGGTGATCTTGTTTCCATGAGATGTATATCAGAAGATCATGATATTATGGTTATGACTATTCATGGTGTTTTAATACGTATGGAAACCCAAGAAATTTCTCGACTTGGCCGTTATGCCCAAGGAGTAAAATTAATCCGTCTTGCTGATGGCGAAGAAGTCTCTAC